From one Rubrobacter xylanophilus genomic stretch:
- a CDS encoding BON domain-containing protein — protein MAAKRKGARLGARVGARVAPKAGKVAAKSAWRLGKAEAKLARRALSSREPRSSRYLKYGLFTLLGAGVGALLGRFRRGEGPVGGWGGPAEAPSPAEQARSEPSSGPLIGEERRPESGAGTGQQEEIEQRIRSEIGTDPRTATMARVNVEVNDGVAELRGEAPSEEARRAAGEIASRTEGVREVRNLLTVNPEGPGRERQSGEPDRPS, from the coding sequence TTGGCGGCGAAGCGTAAGGGCGCGAGATTGGGGGCCAGGGTGGGTGCCCGGGTGGCCCCGAAGGCGGGCAAGGTTGCGGCCAAGTCGGCATGGAGGCTCGGGAAGGCCGAGGCAAAGCTGGCCCGGAGGGCCCTGAGCTCCCGGGAGCCGCGCTCCAGCCGGTACTTGAAGTACGGTCTCTTCACGCTGCTCGGCGCGGGCGTCGGGGCGCTACTCGGGCGTTTCCGTAGGGGTGAAGGTCCGGTGGGAGGCTGGGGCGGTCCGGCCGAGGCCCCCTCGCCCGCCGAACAGGCCCGCTCCGAGCCCTCGTCCGGGCCGCTCATCGGCGAGGAGCGGCGCCCGGAGAGCGGGGCCGGGACCGGCCAGCAGGAGGAGATCGAGCAGCGCATACGGAGCGAGATAGGGACCGATCCCCGCACCGCCACGATGGCCCGCGTGAACGTGGAGGTCAACGACGGCGTCGCCGAGCTACGGGGAGAGGCCCCCTCCGAGGAGGCCCGCCGGGCCGCCGGAGAGATAGCCTCTCGCACCGAAGGGGTCAGAGAGGTGCGCAACCTCCTGACCGTGAACCCCGAAGGCCCCGGCAGGGAGCGGCAGTCCGGGGAGCCCGACCGGCCCTCCTGA
- a CDS encoding phosphomannomutase/phosphoglucomutase, translating into MIDESIFKAYDIRGVYPESLDEDVARDIGRAFVHHLGLSGARVIVARDMRLSGEALERAFIEGVTESGADVLDLGMTSTDALYFAVGHLEEPGGAMVTASHNPKEYNGFKLCREEAIALSGESGISQIRDLILSGKLPGPSEVRGSVERGDILPEYTEHCLSFIDREGLRPLKIVVDAGNGMAGKMLPPIFERLPFEVVPMYFELDGSFPNHPPNPIVPENMAELQERVVAEGADLGAAFDGDADRCFVVDENGRTISGDLLAALVAKNILEKEPGATILYSAVCSKALPELIEREGGRAVRTRAGHSIIKPQMREHNAAFGAEHSGHFYFRDNYFADSGIIAMLTVAELVARQEGPISKLLEPIDPYVRSGEINSEVEDQQAVLQKVENFYLKRGGVETDHLDGLTVDAGDWWFNLRPSNTEPLLRLNVEARDEKTMAQVRDEVLSLVRNP; encoded by the coding sequence ATGATCGACGAGTCAATCTTCAAGGCCTACGACATACGGGGGGTGTATCCGGAGAGCCTCGACGAGGACGTGGCACGCGACATAGGCCGCGCCTTCGTCCACCACCTGGGGCTCTCAGGGGCCAGGGTGATCGTCGCCCGCGACATGCGCCTCTCCGGCGAGGCGCTCGAGAGGGCGTTCATCGAGGGGGTCACCGAATCCGGGGCCGACGTGCTGGACCTGGGGATGACCTCCACCGACGCCCTCTACTTCGCCGTGGGGCACCTGGAGGAGCCCGGTGGGGCGATGGTCACCGCCTCGCACAACCCCAAGGAATACAACGGTTTCAAGCTCTGCCGGGAGGAGGCCATAGCCCTCTCCGGTGAGAGCGGAATAAGCCAGATACGGGATCTCATCCTCTCCGGCAAGCTTCCCGGCCCTTCGGAGGTGCGCGGCTCCGTGGAGCGGGGCGACATCCTGCCGGAATACACCGAGCACTGTCTGAGCTTCATCGACCGGGAGGGGCTGCGCCCCCTGAAGATCGTGGTGGACGCCGGCAACGGCATGGCGGGCAAGATGCTCCCGCCGATCTTCGAGCGGCTGCCCTTCGAGGTGGTCCCGATGTACTTCGAGCTGGACGGTTCCTTCCCCAACCACCCCCCCAACCCCATCGTACCGGAGAACATGGCCGAGCTGCAGGAGCGGGTGGTGGCCGAGGGCGCGGACCTCGGCGCGGCCTTCGACGGCGACGCCGACCGCTGCTTCGTAGTCGACGAGAACGGCCGCACCATCTCCGGGGACCTGCTCGCTGCGCTCGTCGCCAAGAACATCCTGGAGAAGGAGCCCGGGGCCACCATCCTCTACAGCGCGGTCTGCTCCAAGGCCCTGCCCGAGCTCATCGAGCGCGAGGGGGGCCGGGCGGTGCGCACCCGGGCGGGGCACTCGATCATCAAGCCGCAGATGCGGGAGCACAACGCAGCCTTCGGGGCGGAACACTCGGGGCACTTCTACTTCCGGGACAACTACTTCGCCGATTCGGGCATCATCGCCATGCTGACCGTCGCCGAGCTGGTCGCCCGCCAGGAGGGCCCCATCTCGAAGCTGCTAGAGCCCATAGACCCCTACGTCCGCTCCGGGGAGATAAACTCCGAGGTGGAAGACCAGCAGGCCGTCCTGCAGAAGGTGGAGAACTTCTACCTCAAGCGCGGCGGCGTGGAGACCGACCACCTCGACGGCCTGACGGTGGACGCCGGCGACTGGTGGTTCAACCTGAGGCCCTCGAACACCGAGCCCCTGCTCCGCCTGAACGTCGAGGCGCGCGACGAGAAGACGATGGCGCAGGTCCGAGACGAGGTGTTGAGCCTCGTCCGCAATCCCTAG
- a CDS encoding CPBP family intramembrane glutamic endopeptidase → MGPRFVKQAALFYGLMAVAAALWSGLRGWGLPLSGGSPLREVLLGMAAAAGTVLLGMLTYRALPPLRKLAGELAPHLIDPADRRGLVLISAFSGISEELLFRGAVQQEFGLVPAVLLFGALHIGPDRRYLIWTVWALAAGFLYGLLFATTGGLLAPVVAHALHNAATLLAWKRLRERER, encoded by the coding sequence GTGGGACCGCGGTTCGTTAAACAGGCGGCGCTCTTCTACGGCCTGATGGCGGTGGCGGCGGCGCTGTGGAGCGGGCTCAGGGGGTGGGGGCTCCCGCTCTCCGGGGGCTCGCCGCTGCGGGAGGTGCTTCTTGGGATGGCGGCTGCCGCGGGCACCGTGCTGCTGGGGATGCTCACCTACCGGGCGTTGCCTCCCCTGCGAAAGCTGGCCGGAGAGCTCGCCCCCCACCTGATAGACCCCGCCGATCGGAGGGGGCTCGTACTGATCTCCGCGTTCAGCGGGATCTCCGAGGAGCTGCTCTTCCGCGGCGCGGTGCAGCAGGAGTTCGGGCTCGTGCCGGCGGTCCTGCTCTTCGGGGCCCTGCATATCGGGCCGGATCGGCGCTACCTGATCTGGACGGTGTGGGCGCTGGCCGCGGGTTTTCTGTACGGGTTGCTGTTCGCGACGACCGGGGGGTTGCTCGCCCCCGTCGTCGCCCACGCGCTCCACAACGCCGCGACGCTTCTGGCCTGGAAGCGCCTGCGGGAACGCGAGCGGTGA
- a CDS encoding class E sortase, with translation MSLRMGRLANIVLNVMSLVLVVAGLALVSTFFFGSPVPAPVAGGRTADAQNFDVPVLTKNAAPAKTGQHREEPAVRAPEDRTIRITVPKMARVRDAVVPYTTGDDEEALRNHVGIHLKGTGFPWEPGANVYIAGHRLGYPNTPSFLAFFDLNRLRKGDEIILTDSLGRRYVYRVFRVMVVDPTDIYVTRPVEGKSVVTLQTCTLPDYSQRLIVQAEKV, from the coding sequence ATGAGCCTGCGCATGGGCCGCCTCGCCAACATAGTGCTCAACGTCATGAGCCTCGTCCTCGTGGTGGCCGGGCTGGCCCTGGTATCCACCTTCTTCTTCGGATCTCCGGTGCCCGCCCCGGTCGCGGGCGGCAGGACGGCCGACGCCCAGAACTTCGACGTCCCGGTGCTGACCAAGAACGCCGCGCCGGCGAAGACCGGGCAGCACCGGGAAGAGCCCGCGGTGCGGGCCCCCGAGGACAGGACCATCAGGATCACGGTGCCCAAGATGGCCCGGGTGCGCGACGCCGTCGTGCCCTACACCACCGGCGACGACGAGGAGGCCCTGAGGAACCACGTGGGCATCCACCTCAAGGGCACCGGCTTCCCCTGGGAACCGGGGGCCAACGTGTACATCGCCGGCCATCGGCTGGGATATCCGAACACGCCGAGCTTCCTGGCCTTCTTTGACCTCAACAGGCTCAGGAAGGGTGACGAGATCATCCTCACCGACTCTCTGGGCCGCCGGTACGTCTACCGGGTCTTCAGGGTCATGGTGGTCGACCCCACCGACATCTACGTCACCCGCCCTGTGGAGGGCAAGAGCGTGGTGACCCTGCAGACCTGTACCCTGCCGGACTACTCGCAGCGGCTCATCGTACAGGCCGAGAAGGTATAG
- the mrdA gene encoding penicillin-binding protein 2 has protein sequence MLRTPTRRTPRKTPAKKRQPTPPMTRGNMQVRVVTLAFLVALVFVVLGGRLWYLQILTGETLSLSARATHTREVKIPAQRGVIYDRDGEVLASNVPGMNVTVIPDMISREKLRELARILEADVDSVMERYDAAMDPQTGNRYGAMLVKENADKDDVTYIMERTEEFPGVAVNDDWVRKYPHGSLAAHVLGYTGAITPEELKQEPFKGLPNDSIVGKSGVELVYEEALQGKPGVKRYNVDALGRVVTVRNADGSRADGRPEVAPELLPPDSKEDPVPGKNLLLTLDLELQQVAERELEAAIARAQQEGYSGEGGAVVAMDPRNGEILALASRPAFDPQLFVGGISGPEEAETFEYLNSELANSPFTNRAIAGAYPGASTFKVFTGLAGFFFGVIDANTTVTDNGGCWRPAGASGCWLSWRQTYGTGSTHGTQNYAQAIMDSNDKFFYQVADWIWQRTDDPNALPDFYKRFGFGSPTGIDLPGETPGRIPTKEWFESYQKEVYGYLERPWSIGDWVNLAIGQGDLLVSPIQMAQAYAAVYNNGTLVTPHVGKAIRDQDGELVRRIDPEPEGRVKFDPEARRELLEGLSMVTGPDGTAAPAFEDSELRILGKSGTGERGNKDPVNWFAGWAAGHEDRPLVVVVMVEGGGHSEVTAAPAVRRILEAYYGVKTGPTSVEQSAGAYAGSAPSD, from the coding sequence GTGCTGAGGACCCCGACGCGCAGGACCCCGAGGAAGACCCCGGCCAAAAAGCGCCAGCCCACCCCGCCGATGACCCGGGGCAACATGCAGGTGCGGGTGGTGACGCTGGCGTTTCTGGTGGCCCTCGTCTTCGTGGTGCTCGGGGGGAGGCTCTGGTACCTGCAGATCCTCACCGGCGAGACCCTCTCGCTCTCCGCCCGGGCCACCCATACCAGGGAAGTCAAGATCCCGGCCCAGCGCGGTGTGATCTACGACCGCGACGGGGAGGTGCTCGCCAGCAACGTCCCCGGCATGAACGTCACCGTCATACCGGACATGATCTCCCGGGAGAAGCTCCGGGAGCTGGCCCGTATCCTGGAGGCCGACGTGGACTCGGTCATGGAGCGCTACGACGCGGCGATGGACCCCCAGACGGGCAATCGCTACGGGGCGATGCTCGTCAAGGAGAACGCCGACAAGGACGACGTGACCTACATCATGGAGCGAACCGAGGAGTTCCCCGGGGTGGCGGTCAACGACGACTGGGTCCGCAAGTATCCCCACGGTTCGCTCGCGGCCCACGTCCTGGGCTACACCGGCGCGATCACGCCGGAGGAGCTGAAGCAGGAGCCCTTCAAAGGCCTGCCGAACGACTCCATCGTCGGCAAGAGCGGGGTGGAACTGGTCTACGAGGAGGCGCTGCAGGGCAAGCCGGGGGTCAAGCGGTACAACGTGGACGCCCTGGGACGGGTGGTAACCGTCCGCAATGCCGACGGGAGCCGGGCCGACGGCCGGCCCGAGGTGGCTCCGGAGCTCCTCCCGCCGGATAGCAAGGAGGACCCGGTCCCCGGCAAGAATTTGCTGCTCACCCTGGACCTGGAGTTGCAGCAGGTGGCCGAGCGGGAGCTCGAGGCCGCCATCGCCCGCGCCCAGCAGGAGGGATACTCGGGAGAGGGCGGCGCGGTTGTCGCCATGGACCCCAGAAACGGCGAGATCCTGGCCCTCGCCAGCCGCCCGGCCTTCGACCCCCAGCTCTTCGTCGGTGGCATCTCGGGCCCCGAGGAGGCCGAGACCTTCGAGTACCTGAACTCCGAGCTCGCCAACTCCCCGTTCACCAACCGGGCCATCGCCGGGGCCTACCCGGGCGCCTCCACCTTCAAGGTCTTCACGGGGCTCGCGGGCTTTTTCTTCGGCGTGATCGACGCCAACACCACCGTCACGGACAACGGTGGCTGCTGGCGTCCGGCCGGGGCCTCGGGCTGCTGGCTCTCCTGGCGCCAGACCTACGGGACGGGCTCGACCCACGGCACCCAGAACTACGCCCAGGCCATCATGGACTCCAACGACAAGTTCTTCTACCAGGTGGCCGACTGGATCTGGCAGCGAACCGACGACCCGAACGCCCTGCCGGACTTCTACAAGCGCTTCGGCTTCGGCTCGCCGACCGGGATAGACCTCCCGGGCGAGACCCCGGGCCGGATCCCGACCAAGGAGTGGTTCGAGTCCTACCAGAAGGAGGTCTACGGCTACTTGGAGCGGCCCTGGAGCATCGGCGACTGGGTGAACCTCGCCATCGGGCAGGGAGACCTGCTGGTCAGCCCGATCCAGATGGCCCAGGCCTACGCCGCCGTCTACAACAACGGCACGCTGGTCACCCCGCACGTGGGGAAGGCGATCAGGGACCAGGACGGCGAGCTGGTCCGCAGGATCGACCCCGAACCCGAGGGCCGGGTGAAGTTCGACCCGGAGGCCCGGCGCGAGCTGCTGGAGGGCCTGAGCATGGTCACCGGGCCGGACGGCACCGCCGCCCCGGCCTTCGAGGACTCCGAGCTGCGCATCCTGGGCAAGAGCGGCACCGGGGAGCGGGGGAACAAGGACCCGGTGAACTGGTTCGCGGGCTGGGCCGCGGGCCACGAGGACCGTCCGCTGGTCGTGGTGGTGATGGTCGAGGGCGGGGGACACAGCGAGGTGACAGCCGCCCCGGCGGTGCGCCGGATCCTGGAGGCCTACTACGGCGTAAAGACCGGCCCGACCTCCGTCGAGCAGTCGGCGGGCGCCTACGCCGGGAGCGCTCCGAGCGACTAG
- the lgt gene encoding prolipoprotein diacylglyceryl transferase: MLHTALISLPSPPSPVIFEAGPFALRYYGLFIALGILAATWVGSRELSRRGYDGTLALDSLFFIVPLGFVGARLYHVITDYELYASDPFPGVFEVWNGGLGIYGAVAGGALGAALFCWWRRVGFLDFADAAAPGLILAQAIGRWGNYFNQELFGRPSDLPWAIRIDPENRPPEYADATSFHPTFLYESLWNLLVFAALMWISRRFERRLRPGDVFILYVSLYSLGRFFVETLRVDPAFIIGEGFRGNLFVSSVLAIGFALLFFLRHSRPSRKNNTPS; this comes from the coding sequence ATGCTCCACACCGCCCTGATATCCCTGCCGAGCCCGCCCTCGCCGGTCATCTTCGAGGCTGGTCCCTTCGCCCTGCGCTACTACGGGCTGTTCATCGCGCTGGGGATACTGGCCGCCACCTGGGTGGGCTCCCGTGAGCTCTCCCGCCGGGGTTACGACGGTACCCTGGCGCTCGACTCGCTTTTCTTCATCGTGCCGCTGGGGTTCGTGGGTGCGAGGCTCTACCATGTGATCACGGACTACGAGCTCTACGCCAGCGACCCGTTCCCCGGTGTCTTCGAGGTCTGGAACGGAGGACTCGGGATCTACGGCGCGGTGGCCGGGGGCGCCCTCGGAGCCGCACTCTTCTGCTGGTGGCGCAGGGTGGGGTTCCTGGACTTCGCCGACGCCGCGGCGCCGGGCCTGATCCTGGCCCAGGCCATCGGCCGCTGGGGCAACTACTTCAACCAGGAGCTCTTCGGCCGCCCCTCGGACCTGCCCTGGGCCATAAGGATCGACCCCGAAAACCGCCCGCCAGAATACGCCGACGCCACCTCATTCCATCCCACCTTCCTCTACGAGTCCCTCTGGAACCTCCTGGTCTTCGCCGCCCTGATGTGGATCTCCCGCCGCTTCGAACGGCGCCTGCGGCCGGGGGACGTCTTCATCCTCTACGTCAGCCTCTACTCCCTGGGACGCTTCTTCGTCGAAACCCTGCGGGTGGATCCCGCCTTCATCATCGGTGAGGGCTTCCGCGGTAACCTCTTCGTCAGCAGCGTGCTCGCCATAGGATTCGCCCTCCTCTTCTTCCTCCGGCACTCCAGACCTTCCCGCAAAAACAACACCCCTTCCTGA
- a CDS encoding Fur family transcriptional regulator, which produces MEFEAIIGRMRGRGYKVTPQRLAVLEALAAERHQSLDELRGRCSGVGLATLYRTLDLLTGIGVVRRLELGDGPRYELAGDHHHHLICEVCGEISEFEDCPLDGVGRIGGFSPRAHSLEVYGRCEGCR; this is translated from the coding sequence TTGGAGTTCGAGGCGATCATCGGCCGGATGCGGGGACGGGGCTACAAGGTCACGCCGCAGCGGCTGGCCGTGCTCGAGGCTCTGGCGGCCGAGCGGCACCAGAGTCTTGACGAGCTGCGGGGGAGGTGTTCCGGGGTCGGGCTTGCGACGCTGTACAGGACGCTGGACCTTCTGACCGGGATCGGGGTGGTCCGGCGGCTCGAGCTCGGTGACGGGCCGCGCTACGAGCTGGCGGGGGACCATCACCACCATCTCATCTGCGAGGTGTGCGGTGAGATCTCCGAGTTCGAGGATTGTCCGCTGGACGGGGTGGGGCGGATAGGAGGCTTCAGCCCACGGGCCCACAGTCTGGAGGTCTACGGGAGGTGCGAGGGGTGCCGGTGA
- a CDS encoding metal ABC transporter substrate-binding protein, which yields MPVRVLRRMSGVLVALQLLLLAAGCAGSSGEEGGRPEVAATTPVVGDLVRQVAGERTEVFVLVPPGAEPHTFQPTPRDAARISRAEAVFKNGLGLDDWVDDLLESAGGEGQVVVELSRGLEPIGSEGGHHHEEEHGGHHEEHAEEHARGNPHFWLDVRYAMRYVERIRDALIRVDPGGEEVYRENARAYMEELERLDRYVRERASSIPEERRKLVTFHDAFPYFARAYGFEQVAVVLPNPNAEPGSREVARVVRVVREEGVPAIFTEPQFNSRLARTVAEEAGVEVYEIYSDTLPGGDGPRSYEAMMRANIDRIAEALG from the coding sequence GTGCCGGTGAGGGTGCTGCGGCGGATGTCCGGGGTGCTGGTCGCGCTGCAGCTCCTGCTGCTCGCCGCCGGGTGCGCAGGGTCCTCCGGGGAGGAAGGCGGGCGGCCCGAGGTGGCTGCCACCACGCCCGTCGTGGGGGATCTCGTGCGGCAGGTAGCGGGGGAACGGACCGAGGTCTTCGTGCTCGTGCCGCCCGGGGCCGAGCCGCACACCTTCCAGCCGACGCCCCGGGACGCAGCCCGGATATCCCGGGCCGAGGCGGTCTTCAAGAACGGGCTTGGGCTCGACGACTGGGTGGACGACCTGCTGGAGAGCGCCGGGGGAGAAGGGCAGGTCGTCGTCGAGCTCTCCCGGGGGCTCGAGCCCATAGGGTCGGAGGGCGGACACCACCACGAGGAGGAGCATGGCGGGCACCACGAGGAGCACGCCGAGGAGCACGCGCGGGGCAACCCGCACTTCTGGCTCGACGTGCGCTACGCGATGCGCTACGTGGAGCGGATAAGGGATGCTCTCATACGGGTGGATCCCGGCGGGGAGGAAGTATATCGGGAGAACGCCCGGGCGTATATGGAGGAGCTCGAGCGGCTCGACCGGTACGTCCGGGAGCGGGCCTCCTCCATCCCCGAGGAGCGCCGGAAGCTCGTCACCTTCCACGACGCCTTCCCGTACTTCGCCCGGGCTTACGGGTTCGAGCAGGTCGCGGTCGTGCTCCCTAACCCCAACGCCGAGCCCGGCAGTCGGGAGGTGGCGCGGGTCGTGCGGGTCGTACGGGAGGAGGGGGTGCCGGCCATCTTCACCGAGCCGCAGTTCAACTCCCGGCTCGCCCGGACCGTCGCCGAGGAGGCCGGGGTGGAGGTGTACGAGATCTACTCGGACACCCTGCCGGGCGGGGACGGGCCGCGGAGCTACGAGGCCATGATGCGTGCCAACATCGACCGGATAGCCGAGGCGCTGGGGTAG
- a CDS encoding metal ABC transporter ATP-binding protein: protein MERALEIRDLTVLYGGRPALEGVELEVPRGAMLGVVGPNGGGKSTLLRAVLGMAPVVRGEVRVLGRRLDRRARRLIGYVPQREDVDWDFPVSAFDVVMMGRVPSMGLLRRPSELDRELVWKALEVVGMDGLAGKRIGEFSGGQQQRIFLARALAQEAEILLLDEPVSGVDAPSQHEIFDLLRGLQERGRTIVVTTHDLSCVAERFDLALLLNRRVVAYGPPAEVFVPELLNETYQSHLMILRVGDRTVALETDQPGDEGD, encoded by the coding sequence GTGGAGAGGGCGCTGGAGATCCGGGATCTCACCGTCCTCTATGGCGGGCGGCCCGCGCTCGAGGGGGTGGAGCTGGAGGTGCCCCGGGGGGCGATGCTCGGGGTGGTCGGCCCCAACGGCGGCGGCAAGAGCACCCTGCTCAGGGCCGTTCTCGGGATGGCGCCGGTGGTGCGGGGGGAGGTGCGGGTGCTCGGCCGGAGGCTCGACCGGCGGGCGCGACGGCTCATCGGCTACGTCCCGCAGAGGGAGGACGTGGACTGGGATTTCCCCGTCAGCGCCTTCGACGTGGTCATGATGGGTCGGGTGCCCTCCATGGGGCTTTTGCGGCGCCCTTCCGAGCTCGACCGAGAGCTGGTCTGGAAGGCGCTGGAGGTAGTCGGGATGGACGGGCTTGCCGGGAAAAGGATCGGGGAGTTCTCCGGGGGGCAGCAGCAGAGGATCTTCCTCGCCCGGGCGCTCGCCCAGGAGGCCGAAATCCTGCTGCTCGATGAGCCCGTCTCAGGGGTGGACGCTCCTTCGCAGCACGAGATCTTCGATCTGCTGCGCGGGCTGCAGGAGCGGGGCAGGACCATCGTGGTGACCACCCACGACCTCTCCTGCGTGGCCGAGCGCTTCGACCTGGCGCTGTTGCTCAACCGGCGGGTCGTCGCGTACGGCCCGCCGGCGGAGGTCTTCGTCCCCGAACTCCTCAACGAGACATACCAGAGCCACCTCATGATCCTGCGGGTCGGGGACCGGACGGTCGCCTTAGAGACCGATCAGCCGGGGGACGAAGGTGATTGA
- a CDS encoding metal ABC transporter permease, whose amino-acid sequence MIEYLLEPLGYGFMQRGLIASVLVAVVCGALGSFVVLKGLAFIGDALAHASFGGVALAFVLGLNVYAGALVFALATALGIGALSRHGKVRSDTAIGVLFSGTFALGIVIISGVESYTTDLFGYLFGDVLSITGRDLLAVSLAGAAVLVLLGLFYRQLLFVAFDPAVAAASGVPARALEYLLLALLGLTIVASLQAVGIVLVVALLVTPSATAHLFCRRFHHMILASMGLGSLSALLGIYLSYYLNVASGASIILVATVLFFAVLGGRAVLRRMDGRRSRVLRGHHSGF is encoded by the coding sequence GTGATTGAGTATCTGCTGGAGCCGCTGGGCTACGGCTTCATGCAGCGGGGGCTCATCGCCTCCGTCCTCGTGGCGGTGGTGTGTGGGGCGCTGGGGAGCTTCGTCGTGCTCAAGGGGCTTGCGTTCATCGGGGACGCGCTGGCGCACGCCAGCTTCGGCGGGGTGGCGCTCGCCTTCGTCCTCGGGCTCAACGTGTACGCCGGGGCCCTCGTCTTCGCGCTGGCCACCGCTCTCGGCATCGGAGCGCTCAGCCGGCACGGCAAGGTGCGCTCCGATACCGCCATCGGGGTTCTGTTCTCTGGCACCTTCGCGCTCGGCATCGTGATTATCAGCGGCGTCGAGAGCTACACCACCGACCTCTTCGGCTACCTCTTCGGGGACGTGCTCTCGATCACGGGGAGGGATTTGCTGGCCGTCTCGCTCGCCGGGGCGGCGGTGCTCGTCCTGCTCGGTCTCTTCTACCGGCAGCTGCTCTTCGTCGCCTTCGACCCGGCGGTGGCGGCTGCCTCCGGGGTACCGGCCCGGGCGCTGGAGTACCTGCTGCTCGCGCTGCTCGGGCTGACCATCGTCGCGTCCCTTCAGGCGGTGGGGATCGTGCTGGTGGTCGCGCTCCTGGTCACCCCTTCGGCGACGGCCCACCTGTTCTGCCGGCGGTTCCACCACATGATCCTGGCCAGCATGGGACTGGGCAGCCTCTCTGCTCTGCTGGGGATCTACCTCTCCTACTACCTGAACGTGGCCTCGGGGGCCTCGATCATCCTGGTGGCCACGGTGCTCTTCTTCGCCGTGCTGGGCGGCCGAGCGGTGCTGCGCCGGATGGATGGCCGGCGCTCCAGGGTTCTCCGGGGCCACCATTCCGGTTTTTAG
- a CDS encoding Fur family transcriptional regulator — protein sequence MSIRRRTRQREAILAALRDAPGPLSAARIREAAEREAPGLGRATVYRALRALREEGLVSVVELPGEEPLYESSGRGEHHHFRCRTCGRVLDLPGVLFGVPEGTLLPGGHRVEECSLLLGGSCGDCLSGGGRTTGRAG from the coding sequence GTGAGCATCCGGCGCAGGACGAGGCAGCGGGAGGCGATCCTCGCGGCTTTGCGCGACGCGCCAGGGCCGCTCTCCGCCGCCCGAATCCGGGAGGCTGCGGAGCGCGAGGCGCCGGGTCTGGGCCGGGCGACGGTGTACCGCGCGCTGCGGGCGCTGCGGGAGGAAGGACTCGTCTCGGTGGTCGAGCTTCCGGGCGAGGAGCCGCTCTACGAGAGCTCCGGCCGCGGTGAGCACCACCACTTCCGGTGCCGCACCTGCGGGAGGGTCCTGGACCTGCCGGGTGTGCTCTTCGGGGTTCCCGAGGGCACACTGCTTCCCGGCGGGCATCGCGTCGAGGAATGCTCGCTGCTTCTCGGCGGGAGCTGCGGGGACTGTCTCAGCGGAGGAGGGCGAACCACAGGCCGAGCAGGATGA
- a CDS encoding rhomboid family intramembrane serine protease — MAAAGAGAGIPWNVALMTQPPEILARGALVPLFVAQGEVWRLLTSMFLHAGFVHLALNMLSLYFLGSFAEAAFGRLRFFALYVLSGLSSGIAYLYFGGFAQPAVGASGAIFGLLGGVLGYALRRGTFSWRNPLIRQLLILLALNLWLGFSVPGVSNTAHLGGLAGGLAFGWLMAPTGWARPKPSAVLGPVALTLGAEIILLGLWFALLR; from the coding sequence GTGGCCGCCGCGGGGGCCGGGGCCGGCATCCCGTGGAACGTGGCGCTGATGACCCAGCCCCCGGAGATCCTCGCCCGCGGAGCCCTCGTTCCCCTCTTCGTGGCTCAGGGGGAGGTCTGGCGGCTGCTCACCAGCATGTTCCTGCACGCGGGGTTCGTCCACCTCGCACTCAACATGCTCTCACTCTACTTCCTGGGCAGCTTCGCAGAGGCGGCCTTCGGGCGGCTGCGGTTCTTCGCCCTGTACGTGCTCAGCGGGCTCTCCTCGGGCATAGCCTACCTGTACTTCGGCGGTTTCGCCCAGCCCGCGGTGGGGGCCTCCGGGGCCATCTTCGGCCTGCTCGGAGGGGTGCTGGGGTACGCGCTGCGGCGGGGCACCTTCTCCTGGCGGAACCCCCTGATCCGGCAGCTCCTGATCCTGCTGGCCCTGAACCTCTGGCTTGGGTTCTCGGTGCCGGGCGTGAGCAACACCGCCCACCTCGGTGGTCTGGCCGGAGGCCTGGCCTTCGGCTGGCTGATGGCCCCGACCGGCTGGGCGAGACCGAAGCCCTCCGCGGTGCTGGGGCCGGTGGCCCTTACGCTGGGGGCCGAGATCATCCTGCTCGGCCTGTGGTTCGCCCTCCTCCGCTGA